One stretch of Banduia mediterranea DNA includes these proteins:
- the ppk1 gene encoding polyphosphate kinase 1, producing the protein MSNMDAPSIAARQAEPVSDSAEPLNPELFINRELSLLEFNQRVLEQAKDERLPLLERLKFLCISSSNLDEFFEIRVAGLQKVVELGQNQRGADGLSSIDLLRDISQRAHALVDEQYRVFNEVLVPALDEEHIRFLRRSSWTPQQDAWLRQFFHDELLPVLSPLGLDPAHPFPRILNKSLNFIVSLHGKDAFGRNSGFAIVQAPRALPRIIQVPNEIKGTGPHDFVFLSSVIHAYVDDLFPGMEATGCYQFRITRNSDLLVDVEEAEDLLEVLEGELSQRQWGDSVRLEVAHNCPDHLWQYLMQTVQLDPADVYQVNGPVNLNRLMALPDLVDRPDLKFQPFVPRVPRQLQREDIFSAVRDADVLLHHPFDSFVPVVEFLRQAARDPNVLAIKQTLYRTGTKSPIVDALMEAAKAGKEVTVVVELRARFDEADNIDLAEKLQDVGAHVVYGIVGYKTHAKMILVVRREEEGLRHYAHLGTGNYHPRTARLYTDYGLFTYNQKICKDVHNVFLQLTSLGKVNKMERLLQSPFTLFKGMVERIDREIEHVAAGHPGRIIAKMNSLVEPELIRKLYRASQAGVEIDLIVRGMCSLRPGIAGVSDRIRVRSVVGRFLEHHRVFHFENAGKPEVWISSADWMERNLYRRVEIATPILDDKLRQRLITHLQAYLADTAQSWHLQPDGGYHRADHVQDVAVQQRLLDGDLV; encoded by the coding sequence TCCGACAGCGCCGAGCCGCTGAATCCGGAGCTGTTCATCAATCGCGAGCTGTCGTTGCTGGAGTTCAACCAGCGCGTGCTGGAGCAGGCCAAGGACGAGCGGCTGCCCTTGCTGGAACGGCTCAAGTTCCTGTGCATTTCCAGTTCCAACCTCGACGAGTTCTTCGAGATTCGCGTGGCCGGACTGCAGAAAGTCGTGGAACTGGGGCAGAACCAGCGTGGCGCCGATGGGCTCTCGTCGATCGACCTGCTGCGCGACATCAGCCAGCGCGCGCATGCCCTGGTCGACGAGCAGTACCGCGTGTTCAACGAGGTTCTGGTTCCGGCGCTGGATGAAGAACACATTCGCTTTCTGCGCCGTTCCTCATGGACCCCGCAGCAGGATGCCTGGCTACGGCAGTTCTTTCATGACGAGCTGCTGCCGGTGCTGTCGCCCCTGGGGTTGGACCCGGCGCACCCGTTCCCGCGGATTCTCAACAAGTCGCTGAACTTCATCGTTTCCCTGCACGGCAAGGACGCGTTCGGCCGCAACAGCGGCTTCGCGATCGTGCAGGCACCGCGCGCGCTGCCGCGCATCATCCAGGTTCCGAACGAGATCAAGGGCACCGGGCCGCACGACTTCGTGTTCCTGTCCTCGGTCATCCACGCCTATGTCGATGACCTGTTCCCGGGCATGGAAGCCACCGGCTGTTACCAGTTCCGCATCACCCGCAACAGCGATCTGCTGGTGGATGTCGAGGAGGCCGAGGATCTGCTGGAAGTGCTCGAAGGCGAGTTGTCGCAGCGCCAGTGGGGCGATTCGGTACGACTGGAGGTGGCCCACAACTGTCCGGATCATCTCTGGCAGTATCTGATGCAGACCGTGCAGCTCGACCCGGCGGATGTGTATCAGGTCAACGGTCCGGTCAATCTCAATCGCCTGATGGCGCTGCCCGATCTGGTCGACCGGCCCGATCTGAAGTTCCAGCCGTTCGTGCCGCGCGTACCGCGCCAGTTGCAGCGTGAAGACATCTTCTCCGCGGTGCGCGACGCCGACGTGCTGCTGCATCACCCCTTCGATTCGTTCGTCCCGGTCGTCGAATTCCTGCGCCAGGCCGCACGCGATCCGAACGTACTGGCGATCAAGCAGACCCTGTACCGCACCGGCACCAAGAGCCCGATCGTCGATGCCTTGATGGAGGCCGCCAAGGCCGGCAAGGAAGTCACGGTGGTGGTCGAACTGCGCGCGCGTTTCGATGAGGCCGACAACATCGACCTTGCCGAAAAGCTCCAGGACGTCGGCGCACATGTCGTCTACGGCATCGTCGGCTACAAGACCCACGCCAAGATGATACTGGTGGTGCGGCGGGAAGAAGAAGGTCTGCGCCACTACGCGCATCTGGGCACCGGCAACTACCACCCGCGCACGGCGCGGCTGTACACCGATTACGGCCTGTTCACCTACAACCAGAAGATCTGCAAGGACGTGCACAACGTCTTTCTGCAGCTCACCTCGCTGGGCAAGGTCAACAAGATGGAACGGCTGCTGCAGTCGCCGTTCACCCTGTTCAAGGGCATGGTCGAACGCATCGACCGCGAGATCGAGCACGTCGCCGCCGGCCACCCGGGAAGAATCATCGCCAAGATGAATTCGCTGGTGGAACCGGAATTGATCCGCAAGCTGTATCGCGCCTCACAGGCCGGTGTGGAGATCGATCTGATCGTGCGCGGCATGTGTTCGCTGCGACCCGGCATTGCCGGCGTATCGGATCGCATTCGTGTGCGTTCCGTGGTCGGCCGCTTCCTGGAACACCATCGCGTGTTCCATTTCGAGAACGCCGGTAAACCCGAGGTCTGGATCTCCAGTGCCGACTGGATGGAACGCAATCTCTATCGCCGCGTCGAGATCGCCACGCCGATACTCGACGACAAGCTGCGCCAGCGCCTGATCACGCACTTGCAGGCCTATCTGGCCGACACCGCGCAAAGCTGGCATCTGCAGCCCGACGGCGGCTACCACCGTGCCGACCATGTGCAGGACGTCGCGGTTCAACAGCGATTGCTGGACGGCGATCTGGTCTGA